The sequence below is a genomic window from Oligoflexia bacterium.
GCCTGTAATGATCAGCAAACAGAAGACTTTTACCGGGCAAAACTTAAAGAAGACGGTTATCCAGAATTCTTTAAAGTTGTCTTAAGTGGTTATTTCACCTGGCGCTAAATATCTTAAAAAAGCCCTAAGCTTTCTTAGGGCTTTTTTTTTGTGCGTGGTATAGTTAAGTCTTACGGCAAATATAAATTTTTTTGAGAGGATTATTGATTATGCCCTTAATTCCAATGGTAGTTGAACAAACGCACAGAGGTGAGCGTTCATACGATATTTTCAGTCGCTTACTTAAAGAAAGAATCATTTTTTTAAACTCAGAAATCAACGATGATATTGCCAACTTGGTGGTGGCACAGCTCTTGTTTTTGGAATCAGAAGATCCAGACAAAGAGGTTTTTTTGTACATCAATTCTCCCGGTGGCGTGATTTATTCCGGTATGGCTATTTATGATACCATGCAACACATCCGTTGTCCGGTGTCTACGTTTTGCATGGGCATGGCCGCTTCTATGGCCAGTGTTTTGTTGGCTGCTGGAGAAAAAGGCAAGCGCTATGCTTTACCGCATGCAAGAGTCATGATTCACCAGCCACTTGGAGGTTTTCGTGGTCAAGCCAGTGACATTGATATCCAAGCCAAAGAAATTTTGCGTTTGCGTGAAGAGCTCAATGGCGTATTGGCCTATCACACGGGGCAAGATATAGAGCAGCTTGAAAAAGATACAGATAGAGACAACTACATGACCGCAAAAATGGCCAAAGATTATGGTCTGATTGATGAAATTGTAGAAAGCCAAAAACTGAAAAAAGCGTAAACCTTGTAATGTTTAGAAATCTTTTTAAAAAAAAAGGTTCAATGAATGAAGCCTTTTTTTGGAAATTAATGGAAAGCTTAGACTGGGATAAAACAGGCGATGATTCAGCTGTGATTAAGCCAGTTGTAGATCAGCTTGCAAAATTGAGTGAAGATGACATTTTCAAATTTTCTGAAATTTTGAGTCAAAAGCTATACGCTCTAGATACGCTTAAACATGCACAAAATATTGGAGAAGATGCGTATGTTAAAGGTAAGCATTTTTCTTCTGATTGGTTTTTGTATGTTCGCTGTTGCGTGGTTGCCAATGGTAAAGACTTTTACCAAGATTGTTTGTCTACACCGGAAGAAATGCCAAAAGACATAGAGTTTGAAGCATTGTTAAGTATTGATGATTTAGCTTATAAAAAGAAAACCGGGCAAGAGTATACGTATATAACAGAATATAGCTATGAAACATTTTCTAATAAACAAGGCTGGGAAAGT
It includes:
- the clpP gene encoding ATP-dependent Clp endopeptidase proteolytic subunit ClpP produces the protein MPLIPMVVEQTHRGERSYDIFSRLLKERIIFLNSEINDDIANLVVAQLLFLESEDPDKEVFLYINSPGGVIYSGMAIYDTMQHIRCPVSTFCMGMAASMASVLLAAGEKGKRYALPHARVMIHQPLGGFRGQASDIDIQAKEILRLREELNGVLAYHTGQDIEQLEKDTDRDNYMTAKMAKDYGLIDEIVESQKLKKA
- a CDS encoding DUF4240 domain-containing protein, with the protein product MFRNLFKKKGSMNEAFFWKLMESLDWDKTGDDSAVIKPVVDQLAKLSEDDIFKFSEILSQKLYALDTLKHAQNIGEDAYVKGKHFSSDWFLYVRCCVVANGKDFYQDCLSTPEEMPKDIEFEALLSIDDLAYKKKTGQEYTYITEYSYETFSNKQGWES